The proteins below are encoded in one region of Legionella antarctica:
- a CDS encoding carboxymuconolactone decarboxylase family protein encodes MDSERYTKGMEIMRRQLGPEADDYAKKIKGMSEIFAKINVEFPFGDLYSRDILDPKMREMLTIAALTVQGYSQVELKVHIKGALYNGVTREEILEIITQMLAYCGFPAATNALLTAQEVFDELDNRD; translated from the coding sequence ATGGATAGTGAACGTTATACAAAAGGTATGGAAATAATGCGCAGACAGCTTGGTCCAGAAGCTGATGATTATGCTAAAAAAATCAAAGGAATGTCCGAGATCTTTGCTAAAATCAATGTGGAGTTTCCTTTTGGCGATCTCTATTCACGAGATATCCTGGATCCCAAAATGAGGGAAATGCTTACTATTGCTGCTTTAACAGTTCAAGGTTATTCGCAAGTCGAATTAAAAGTACATATCAAAGGGGCTCTGTATAACGGCGTCACCCGTGAAGAAATTCTCGAAATCATCACCCAAATGCTAGCATATTGTGGTTTTCCTGCAGCAACTAATGCTCTGCTCACAGCGCAAGAGGTTTTTGATGAATTGGATAATAGGGACTAG
- a CDS encoding exopolysaccharide biosynthesis protein, with protein MKKNIKRSSDTLLEIANNKDLSGELTYQRILDTLGARAFGVVLLFFALPSALPFSAVPGVSAIFSVPIILFAWQMILARKTLWIPKILACRTIHQETIAKIVHNTVPYLIKIEYFLKPRLSFMNSRFMEIINGTLIFCLALLLMLPIPLSNFIFSSLIIFLSLGLIEKDGLFILAVYIGAIFYISFIYMFIMQAINYLFN; from the coding sequence TTGAAAAAAAATATCAAGCGCTCTTCCGATACTCTTTTAGAAATTGCGAACAATAAAGATTTAAGCGGGGAATTAACCTATCAGCGCATTTTAGACACCCTTGGAGCCAGGGCGTTTGGGGTTGTTCTGTTGTTTTTTGCTTTACCTAGTGCCTTGCCATTTTCAGCTGTCCCTGGTGTTTCAGCAATTTTTAGTGTGCCGATAATACTGTTTGCATGGCAAATGATATTGGCCAGAAAAACATTATGGATACCGAAAATTCTTGCTTGTCGTACTATTCATCAAGAGACCATTGCAAAAATTGTTCATAACACTGTACCTTATTTAATCAAAATAGAGTACTTTTTGAAACCTCGGCTGTCCTTTATGAATTCTCGCTTTATGGAAATAATCAACGGGACTCTTATTTTTTGTTTGGCTCTGCTCTTAATGCTGCCTATCCCATTAAGTAATTTTATCTTCTCATCATTAATTATCTTTTTGAGTCTGGGTTTGATAGAAAAAGATGGGCTCTTCATCCTTGCAGTATACATTGGTGCCATTTTCTATATCAGCTTTATCTATATGTTTATTATGCAAGCAATAAACTATTTATTTAACTGA
- a CDS encoding GNAT family N-acetyltransferase: protein MFEHYHIEKMNQEEVTLAVAWAAKEGWNPGLHDAACFYQVDPRGFFVGKLKGQMIAVGSAVIYDEHFAFCGFYIVAKPYRDQGYGLELTRARLDYIGKRNAGIDGVLPMLDKYARLGYQFAHNNIRYSLEKKIDPIPYNPSLVLLGQIDFSLLCDYDRLHFPALRPKFLKCWIQQKQSMALGFVQEKQLKGYGVIRACQQGYKMGPLFADTPEIANTLFFQLTQYAQGKVIFLDIPENNSFALDLVKHYQMTKVFATARMYLKGEPQLIKEHIFGITSFELG from the coding sequence ATGTTTGAACACTACCATATTGAGAAAATGAATCAAGAAGAAGTTACTTTGGCAGTAGCCTGGGCGGCAAAAGAAGGCTGGAATCCTGGTTTGCATGATGCAGCCTGTTTTTATCAAGTCGATCCCCGTGGTTTTTTTGTTGGGAAACTCAAGGGTCAAATGATCGCTGTAGGATCGGCGGTTATCTATGACGAACATTTTGCTTTTTGCGGTTTTTATATTGTTGCTAAACCATATAGGGATCAGGGGTACGGTCTGGAACTTACCCGTGCACGGTTAGACTATATTGGGAAACGTAATGCCGGTATTGATGGTGTACTACCCATGTTGGATAAATATGCCCGTTTAGGTTATCAATTTGCGCACAATAATATCCGTTATAGTTTGGAAAAAAAAATTGATCCAATACCTTATAACCCTTCACTAGTCCTGCTCGGCCAAATTGATTTTTCTCTGTTATGTGACTATGACCGCCTGCACTTTCCTGCACTACGTCCAAAATTTCTTAAGTGCTGGATACAACAAAAGCAAAGTATGGCTTTAGGGTTTGTACAAGAGAAGCAACTTAAAGGTTATGGTGTCATCAGGGCCTGTCAACAAGGATATAAAATGGGACCTTTATTTGCTGATACTCCAGAAATTGCAAACACACTATTTTTTCAATTGACCCAATACGCACAAGGAAAGGTTATTTTTTTGGATATTCCTGAAAATAATTCATTTGCTCTAGATCTGGTTAAACATTACCAAATGACCAAGGTTTTTGCCACAGCTAGAATGTATTTAAAAGGAGAGCCACAATTAATAAAGGAACACATTTTTGGCATTACTTCTTTTGAATTAGGATAG
- a CDS encoding IS6 family transposase translates to MISFKWRHFKQDIILMLVRWYLAYSLSYRDVEELALERGLKVDHSTINRWVIDYSSQLEEAFRKRHKRPVVISWRMDETYIKVKGQWVYLYRAVDKEGKTVDFMLSEKRDEPAARAFFEKAIGSNGLPDKVTMDKSGANKAGIDTINLHLALLFMVGGLFVQMTVRQIKYLNNIVEQDHRFIKKITKPMKGFKEFHSAAATLAGIELHHMLRKGQHNQSANQTIFEQFYGLVA, encoded by the coding sequence ATGATTAGCTTTAAGTGGCGTCATTTTAAACAGGATATTATTTTGATGCTGGTCAGATGGTACTTGGCCTATTCATTGAGTTACCGAGATGTTGAAGAATTGGCTCTGGAACGCGGGCTAAAAGTAGATCACTCCACCATCAATCGCTGGGTTATTGACTATTCTTCTCAATTGGAAGAAGCATTTCGCAAGCGCCACAAGCGTCCTGTTGTGATTTCATGGCGTATGGATGAGACCTATATCAAGGTGAAGGGCCAATGGGTGTACTTGTATCGAGCCGTTGATAAGGAAGGTAAAACGGTTGATTTCATGCTTTCAGAAAAAAGGGATGAGCCTGCTGCACGAGCATTTTTTGAGAAAGCTATTGGTTCTAATGGCTTACCTGACAAGGTAACTATGGATAAAAGTGGCGCTAATAAAGCTGGAATTGATACGATTAATTTACACTTGGCGCTGCTGTTCATGGTGGGCGGGCTGTTCGTCCAAATGACTGTGAGACAAATTAAATACCTCAATAATATCGTGGAACAAGACCATCGATTCATTAAGAAAATCACCAAGCCAATGAAGGGCTTTAAAGAGTTTCACTCGGCCGCTGCTACCTTAGCTGGCATTGAATTACATCATATGCTTAGAAAAGGCCAGCATAATCAATCGGCCAATCAAACTATTTTTGAACAGTTCTATGGACTAGTGGCCTAA
- a CDS encoding outer membrane protein, which produces MKFYKSVLISSAFLSLAYNATAGTLGSAPSMGFYINAGLGAVFSNTTTSNTSNSNSVLYAPTAIGTSLFTLPDINWQNKFNNGYGINLAVGKYFSPNWHGDLEFLYQNIRRDTFGTYNWLEQNSTTGAIYAQQANNLISKITTRANIYSFMTNASYDLINIGNVQPFLGAGLGLSWLKSGSTQTNNAINIDDPNTPLIETAPAMQNSPSLYGTAFAWQFKAGINYAVSEKATAILQYRLFKTTDFKASQSTIITNPGMAGQTEFYAGQHDTKGLLTHSVELNLRFDV; this is translated from the coding sequence GTGAAATTTTATAAATCAGTTCTAATTTCATCTGCATTTTTGAGTTTAGCATACAATGCTACGGCAGGAACCTTGGGCTCAGCACCATCCATGGGTTTTTATATTAATGCTGGTTTAGGTGCTGTTTTTTCCAATACTACTACCAGTAATACTTCAAATTCCAACTCGGTTTTGTATGCACCAACCGCAATAGGGACTAGTTTATTTACCCTGCCTGATATCAATTGGCAAAATAAATTTAACAATGGCTATGGGATAAATCTGGCGGTCGGAAAATATTTTAGTCCCAACTGGCATGGAGACTTAGAGTTTTTGTATCAAAACATACGAAGAGACACTTTTGGTACTTATAATTGGCTGGAACAAAACAGTACAACTGGAGCAATATACGCCCAACAGGCTAATAACCTCATTAGTAAGATAACAACAAGAGCTAACATTTATTCTTTTATGACCAATGCAAGTTATGATTTAATTAATATTGGAAACGTACAACCTTTCTTAGGGGCGGGTTTAGGGCTTTCCTGGTTAAAATCGGGTAGTACGCAAACCAATAACGCCATTAATATTGACGATCCCAATACCCCTCTAATCGAAACAGCACCAGCTATGCAAAATAGTCCATCTCTATATGGAACAGCCTTTGCTTGGCAGTTTAAAGCAGGTATCAATTATGCGGTGAGCGAGAAAGCAACAGCTATTTTGCAATATCGCTTATTTAAAACCACTGATTTTAAAGCAAGTCAGAGTACTATTATCACCAATCCAGGTATGGCTGGGCAAACGGAATTCTATGCAGGACAGCATGACACCAAGGGATTGTTAACCCACTCGGTTGAATTAAACCTTCGCTTTGATGTTTAA
- a CDS encoding ISL3 family transposase — protein sequence MNNKSKQSLTIPAEILGLSDVEIETVTTDLRARQITIRVVSTKEEILCRQCNRPTKPHGRGRLLRLSHLPILGKETTIEIIPRRGRCPDCDGGPTTTQRLDWYDTNSKFTRPYEQHLLFELINSTVADVSRKEDVEYHSLEGLVDKYIEEEVDFNSIDDIGVLGLDDISLKKGYRDFVTIVSYRCNDEVRLLAVLDGRERATVEAFLRKIPERLKQTVRAVCCDLYEGYINASKAVFGDTVPVVADRFHVRKLYEKGLIALRKSELKRLKKELSEADYKDLKPAIALLRKQKDYFTDDEKKVVEPLFNLSPKLHLAYQLSHELTAVFNSHLTPAEAKALFIEWIDRVSASKIKCFNRFVKTLNKHMDIIANYFIARNNSGFVEGFNNKVKVLKRRCYGLSNVTRLFQRLMLDLTGFERFNPSMA from the coding sequence ATGAACAACAAATCCAAACAATCACTCACCATTCCAGCAGAGATTTTAGGTTTATCTGATGTAGAGATAGAGACTGTCACAACAGACCTTCGCGCACGGCAAATTACAATCCGAGTTGTCAGTACAAAAGAAGAGATTTTATGTCGACAATGTAACCGCCCAACCAAACCACATGGTCGTGGAAGACTGTTACGATTAAGTCATTTACCCATTTTAGGGAAAGAAACGACCATTGAAATTATCCCACGGCGCGGACGATGTCCTGATTGTGATGGAGGTCCTACAACAACGCAGCGCCTTGACTGGTATGATACGAACAGTAAATTTACCCGTCCTTATGAGCAGCATCTTTTGTTTGAGTTGATTAACTCGACCGTGGCAGATGTGAGCAGAAAAGAGGATGTTGAATATCATTCACTGGAAGGGTTGGTTGATAAGTACATTGAAGAAGAGGTCGACTTCAACAGCATTGATGATATTGGGGTTCTTGGGCTTGATGATATTAGTCTTAAAAAAGGCTACCGTGACTTTGTCACTATAGTAAGTTATCGGTGCAACGATGAAGTTAGGTTGCTTGCAGTGCTTGATGGTAGGGAGCGAGCAACAGTAGAAGCCTTTCTTCGAAAAATACCCGAGCGTCTAAAACAGACTGTCCGTGCGGTCTGTTGTGATTTATATGAAGGATACATTAACGCCAGCAAAGCCGTATTTGGTGACACAGTTCCTGTTGTTGCCGATCGCTTTCATGTAAGAAAATTATACGAAAAAGGTTTGATTGCCTTGAGAAAATCAGAGTTGAAGCGCTTAAAAAAAGAATTATCTGAGGCAGATTATAAGGATCTCAAACCCGCAATTGCACTACTTCGAAAGCAAAAGGATTACTTCACAGATGATGAAAAGAAAGTCGTAGAACCCTTATTTAACTTATCGCCAAAGTTACATTTGGCCTATCAATTAAGTCACGAATTGACTGCTGTTTTTAACAGCCATTTAACACCAGCAGAGGCAAAAGCACTTTTTATTGAGTGGATCGATCGCGTTTCAGCGTCAAAAATTAAATGTTTTAATCGGTTTGTAAAAACGCTCAATAAGCATATGGATATCATCGCCAACTACTTTATTGCTCGTAATAACAGTGGTTTTGTTGAAGGGTTTAATAATAAAGTGAAGGTGCTAAAAAGACGATGCTATGGTTTGAGTAATGTAACTCGGCTATTTCAACGACTCATGTTAGATCTAACTGGCTTCGAAAGGTTTAATCCATCTATGGCGTAA